The proteins below come from a single Pseudomonas chlororaphis genomic window:
- a CDS encoding transcriptional regulator, protein MNEMIQDVGVATESMSRPRTLVFLAYPQMGLLDLTGAQTVFWAATKAMAERGLPGYAMHTASLAGGLMRTAEGLVVDTCALDRLDGAGIDTLIVPGAPDIRQAMIDCVDLVAWLRAASLKARRTASVCSGTFLMAQAGLLDGRRAATHWAMCDLLRSRFPLVEVDLDAIFVQQDAVWTSAGVSAGIDMALALVEADCGRDVALQVARELVVFLKRPGGQAQFSQMLQLQMQDSAGFDELHVWIAEHLDDTHLTIDRLAQQAGMSPRNFARVYKRQTGRTPAKAVELFRLEAARRQLEDSPRNIDQIARSCGFGDEDRMRNTFQRHLAISPRDYRNRFSR, encoded by the coding sequence ATGAACGAAATGATCCAGGACGTAGGCGTTGCTACCGAATCGATGTCCCGCCCGCGCACGCTGGTCTTCCTGGCCTACCCGCAGATGGGCCTGCTGGACCTGACCGGCGCCCAGACCGTGTTCTGGGCCGCCACCAAGGCCATGGCCGAGCGCGGATTGCCCGGCTATGCAATGCACACCGCAAGCCTGGCGGGCGGGCTGATGCGCACCGCCGAAGGGCTGGTCGTGGACACCTGTGCCCTGGACCGACTGGACGGCGCCGGCATCGACACGCTGATCGTGCCCGGCGCGCCGGACATACGCCAGGCGATGATCGACTGCGTCGACCTGGTGGCGTGGCTGCGGGCTGCCTCGCTCAAGGCCCGGCGCACCGCCTCGGTGTGCAGCGGGACGTTCCTCATGGCCCAGGCCGGTCTGCTGGATGGACGCCGGGCCGCCACCCACTGGGCCATGTGCGACCTGCTCAGGAGCCGATTTCCGTTGGTCGAGGTGGACCTGGATGCGATCTTCGTCCAACAGGACGCCGTGTGGACCTCGGCGGGTGTCAGTGCCGGGATCGACATGGCCCTGGCGCTGGTCGAGGCCGATTGCGGTCGCGACGTGGCCCTTCAGGTGGCCCGGGAACTGGTGGTCTTTCTCAAGCGCCCCGGCGGCCAGGCACAGTTCAGCCAGATGTTGCAATTGCAGATGCAGGACAGCGCCGGATTCGATGAACTGCACGTCTGGATCGCCGAACATCTGGACGACACCCACCTGACCATCGACCGACTGGCCCAACAGGCCGGCATGAGCCCACGCAATTTCGCCCGGGTCTACAAGCGCCAGACCGGCCGCACCCCGGCCAAAGCCGTCGAACTGTTCCGCCTCGAAGCCGCCCGACGGCAACTGGAAGACTCCCCACGCAACATCGACCAGATCGCCCGCTCATGCGGTTTCGGCGACGAGGACCGCATGCGCAACACTTTCCAGCGCCATCTCGCGATTTCCCCACGGGACTATCGCAACCGCTTTTCCCGCTGA
- a CDS encoding GntR family transcriptional regulator, with protein sequence MIPSPGTPLIDVALTKMKKAIVCCELAPGEKLKVAELSKTYGLSSSPIREALNRLTQDGVVEASDNKGFRVAPISANDFRDITRMRCLLECEALGDAIQYGDDAWEADVLGAFHRLNLIEKKLGSGVLVLDDEWSARHKAFHFALFAACPSPLLLKMIDSLFDRAERYRRFSAQQRTTQRHKGNEHQTLMEAALGRDREKALTLLRNHIEETLGRIIEAIERRQATLQ encoded by the coding sequence ATGATCCCCTCCCCTGGCACGCCGCTGATTGATGTCGCGTTGACCAAAATGAAGAAAGCGATCGTTTGCTGTGAGCTGGCTCCCGGCGAAAAGCTCAAGGTTGCGGAGCTTTCCAAGACCTATGGGTTGAGCAGTTCGCCGATTCGCGAAGCGCTCAATCGACTGACCCAGGACGGCGTGGTCGAAGCCAGCGATAACAAAGGCTTCAGGGTCGCGCCGATTTCAGCCAACGACTTTCGCGACATCACCCGCATGCGCTGCCTGCTGGAGTGCGAGGCACTGGGCGACGCCATCCAGTACGGTGACGACGCATGGGAAGCCGATGTACTGGGGGCTTTCCACCGCCTGAACCTGATCGAGAAAAAACTCGGCAGCGGTGTGCTGGTGCTCGATGACGAATGGTCGGCCCGGCACAAGGCCTTTCACTTCGCGCTGTTCGCGGCCTGCCCATCCCCCCTGCTGCTGAAGATGATCGACTCGTTGTTTGATCGCGCCGAGCGTTACCGGCGTTTTTCCGCCCAGCAGCGCACCACCCAGCGGCACAAGGGCAACGAACACCAGACGTTGATGGAAGCCGCCCTGGGCCGCGACCGCGAGAAAGCGCTGACGCTGCTGCGCAACCATATCGAGGAAACCCTGGGGCGCATCATCGAGGCGATCGAGCGCCGGCAAGCCACGCTGCAATAA
- a CDS encoding RND transporter — translation MNSFTHSAGRHCAATAQPFDPASGTLVERLLFNHRGIVLGLCVLLSLVLGYQALSLKLNAAFEKMIPTDHPYVQNYLKNRGQLGEGGNTLRIAIETRQGSIFDAAYLETVKKINDEVFLLPGVDRSYMKSLWTPATRWIGVTEEGFDGGPVIPDDYDGSVASLEKVRQNVDRSGEVGRLVASNFKSSIVLLPLQERAPEDGKPLDYNALSSQLEQIRARYESPDIQIHITGFAKVVGDLIEGMRQMQVFFAATLVICALVLFWYTRCARSTVLVLLCSIIAVVWLLGLLPTLGFDLDPYSILVPFLVFAIGLSHGAQKMNGIMQDIGRGADKRVAARFTFRRLFLTGLMALVADAVGFAVLMIIKIPVIQDLAVTATLGVLALIVTNLILLPILLSYTGVSKVAAQREAVNERFSRLDAGQARHPFWAFLDRFTERRWASGAIIVALLLGAVGFAISLHVKIGDLNPGAPELRPESRYNTDNRFMVSNFSASSDKYVVMVKTPQYYCANYQTLVAVDALEAQLQQVPGVVSTTSLAALSKQAAAGMNEGSMTWYEIPRNQGLLNAIITRAPRELFNQNCDLLTVYVYLTDHKADTLTRVAQTVEQFAAAHDTDQIQFLNAAGNAGIEAATNIVVKRSNVQMLFMVYAAVIALCFMTFRSWRAVVCTVLPLMLTSVLCEALMVGLNIGVKVATLPVIALGVGIGVDYALYILSVTLGHLRNGASLSNAYYLALLSTGKVVVLTGITLGVAVTTWVLSPIKFQADMGILLGFMFVWNMVGALVLVPALAHFLLKPTPQTASL, via the coding sequence ATGAACAGCTTCACCCACTCTGCCGGACGCCACTGTGCTGCTACGGCGCAACCCTTCGACCCTGCCTCGGGCACCCTGGTCGAACGGCTTTTGTTCAACCATCGCGGCATTGTCCTGGGGCTCTGCGTGCTGCTCAGCCTGGTGCTGGGTTACCAGGCGCTGAGCCTGAAACTCAACGCCGCCTTCGAGAAAATGATCCCCACCGATCACCCCTACGTGCAGAACTACCTGAAGAACCGCGGCCAGTTGGGGGAGGGTGGTAACACCTTGCGGATTGCGATCGAGACCCGGCAGGGCAGCATTTTTGATGCCGCGTACCTGGAAACGGTCAAGAAGATCAATGACGAAGTGTTCCTGTTGCCAGGCGTCGACCGCTCCTACATGAAGTCCCTGTGGACCCCGGCGACGCGCTGGATCGGCGTGACCGAAGAGGGTTTCGACGGCGGACCGGTGATCCCGGATGACTACGATGGCTCGGTCGCCAGCCTGGAAAAGGTTCGGCAGAACGTCGACAGATCGGGCGAAGTCGGGCGATTGGTGGCCTCCAACTTCAAGTCCAGTATCGTGCTGCTACCCCTTCAGGAAAGGGCCCCGGAGGATGGCAAACCGCTGGACTACAACGCTTTGTCCAGCCAGCTGGAACAGATCCGCGCGCGGTATGAGAGCCCGGACATCCAGATCCATATCACCGGTTTCGCCAAGGTCGTCGGCGACCTGATCGAGGGCATGCGGCAGATGCAGGTGTTCTTCGCGGCCACCCTGGTGATCTGCGCCCTGGTGCTGTTCTGGTACACCCGCTGTGCCCGCAGTACGGTGCTGGTGTTGCTGTGTTCGATCATTGCCGTGGTCTGGCTGCTCGGATTGCTGCCCACCCTGGGGTTCGACCTGGACCCGTACTCGATCCTGGTGCCATTTCTGGTGTTTGCCATCGGCTTGAGCCATGGCGCGCAGAAAATGAATGGCATCATGCAGGACATCGGCCGTGGCGCCGACAAGCGGGTGGCGGCACGTTTCACCTTTCGCCGCCTGTTCCTGACCGGGCTGATGGCGCTGGTGGCGGACGCCGTAGGGTTCGCGGTGTTGATGATCATCAAGATACCGGTGATCCAGGACCTGGCCGTCACCGCGACCCTGGGCGTGCTCGCGCTGATTGTCACCAACCTGATCCTGTTGCCGATCCTGCTTTCCTACACCGGCGTGAGCAAGGTCGCCGCGCAGCGCGAAGCGGTCAACGAGCGCTTTTCCAGGCTCGATGCCGGGCAAGCGCGGCATCCATTCTGGGCGTTCCTGGACCGGTTCACCGAGCGCAGATGGGCCAGTGGCGCGATCATCGTCGCGCTGCTCCTGGGGGCCGTAGGGTTCGCCATCAGCCTTCACGTCAAGATCGGCGACCTGAACCCCGGTGCCCCGGAGTTGCGTCCAGAGTCGCGCTACAACACCGACAACCGCTTCATGGTCAGTAACTTCTCCGCCAGCAGCGACAAATACGTGGTGATGGTCAAGACGCCGCAATACTACTGTGCCAATTACCAGACGCTGGTCGCGGTCGATGCCCTGGAAGCGCAACTGCAGCAGGTGCCCGGCGTCGTCTCCACCACATCGCTGGCCGCCCTCAGCAAGCAGGCCGCGGCCGGCATGAACGAAGGCAGCATGACCTGGTATGAGATTCCCCGTAACCAGGGGCTGTTGAACGCCATCATCACCCGAGCACCACGAGAGCTGTTCAACCAGAACTGCGACCTGTTGACCGTGTACGTCTACCTCACCGATCACAAGGCCGATACCCTGACCCGCGTGGCGCAGACCGTCGAGCAGTTTGCGGCGGCCCACGACACCGATCAGATCCAGTTCCTCAACGCAGCGGGCAATGCTGGTATCGAGGCGGCCACCAACATCGTGGTGAAACGTTCGAACGTGCAGATGCTGTTCATGGTGTACGCAGCGGTCATCGCCCTGTGCTTCATGACCTTCAGGTCGTGGCGAGCGGTGGTCTGTACGGTGCTGCCGCTGATGCTGACCTCGGTGTTGTGCGAGGCGCTGATGGTCGGGCTGAACATCGGGGTCAAGGTGGCGACCCTTCCGGTGATTGCCCTGGGGGTGGGGATCGGCGTGGACTACGCGTTGTACATCCTCAGCGTGACCCTGGGTCATCTGCGCAATGGCGCTAGCCTGTCGAACGCTTACTACCTGGCCTTGCTGTCCACCGGCAAAGTGGTGGTGTTGACCGGGATCACCCTGGGCGTCGCCGTGACCACCTGGGTGTTGTCGCCCATCAAGTTCCAGGCCGACATGGGCATCCTGCTCGGTTTCATGTTCGTGTGGAACATGGTCGGCGCCCTGGTGCTGGTGCCTGCGCTCGCGCACTTCCTCCTCAAACCGACACCGCAGACAGCGAGCCTCTGA
- a CDS encoding pyridine nucleotide-disulfide oxidoreductase, whose amino-acid sequence MKQHILIVGAGFGGVWSALSAARLLDLHDRNDVQITVLAPQAELRIRPRFYEPDVHTMLAPLGGLFDAVGVHFVQGFADSVDDTLKQVSYHDASGAQGTLAYDRLVLAAGSQLIRPDLAGVVEHAFDVDQIEQATQLEDHIKALANLPDSPARNTVVVAGGGFTGIETATELPARLRAVLGEDAPIRVIVVDRGPQIAASMGDGIRPSIIEASAHLGIEWILNASVESVDAAGVTLSNGQRIESRTVIWTVGFRASPLTQHIAGTRDPQGRLHVDSQLKVLGQAHVFAAGDVAYAATDTLGNHAVMSCQHAIALGRYAGHNVAADLLGVAPMPYSQPKYVTCLDLGAWGAVYTEGWDRQLKLVGQEAKDLKTQINSVWIYPPAADRAAALAAADPSIPVA is encoded by the coding sequence ATGAAACAGCATATTCTGATTGTCGGCGCAGGCTTCGGCGGGGTCTGGAGCGCCTTGAGCGCGGCACGCCTGCTGGACCTGCACGATCGCAACGACGTGCAGATCACGGTCCTGGCGCCCCAGGCGGAACTGCGCATCCGCCCGCGGTTCTATGAGCCGGACGTGCACACCATGCTGGCCCCGCTGGGTGGCCTGTTCGACGCGGTGGGCGTGCACTTCGTACAAGGGTTTGCCGACAGTGTCGATGACACGCTCAAGCAGGTGAGCTACCACGATGCGTCCGGCGCCCAGGGCACGCTGGCCTATGATCGCCTGGTGCTTGCGGCCGGCAGTCAGCTGATTCGCCCTGACCTGGCCGGGGTGGTCGAGCACGCCTTCGACGTCGACCAGATCGAACAGGCCACTCAACTGGAAGACCACATCAAGGCCCTCGCCAACCTGCCGGACAGCCCTGCCCGCAACACCGTCGTGGTCGCCGGCGGCGGGTTCACCGGGATCGAAACGGCCACCGAACTGCCCGCGCGCCTACGCGCCGTGCTCGGCGAGGACGCGCCCATCCGGGTCATCGTGGTGGACCGCGGCCCGCAGATTGCGGCCTCGATGGGCGACGGTATCCGTCCATCCATCATCGAAGCCTCGGCGCACTTGGGCATCGAGTGGATCCTCAACGCTTCGGTGGAGTCGGTGGACGCCGCCGGCGTGACCCTGTCGAACGGCCAGCGCATCGAATCGCGCACCGTGATCTGGACCGTGGGCTTTCGCGCCAGCCCACTGACCCAGCATATCGCTGGCACCCGGGATCCCCAGGGCCGCCTGCACGTCGACAGCCAGCTGAAAGTACTGGGGCAGGCCCATGTTTTCGCCGCCGGTGACGTGGCCTACGCCGCCACCGACACGCTGGGCAACCACGCGGTGATGTCCTGCCAGCACGCCATCGCCCTGGGCCGTTACGCCGGCCACAACGTCGCGGCCGACCTGCTCGGCGTCGCGCCGATGCCCTACAGCCAGCCCAAGTACGTGACCTGCCTGGACCTCGGCGCCTGGGGCGCGGTGTACACCGAAGGCTGGGATCGCCAGCTCAAGTTGGTCGGTCAGGAAGCCAAGGACCTCAAGACCCAGATCAACAGCGTCTGGATCTACCCGCCGGCCGCTGATCGCGCCGCCGCCCTGGCCGCGGCAGACCCGTCGATTCCAGTGGCGTAA
- a CDS encoding NADPH:quinone oxidoreductase: MNSTINLLGLSGSLRKHSSHTAILRTVAERLAGPVRLTLHGLGNIPPYNEDLEGADAPPSVVALRTAVAQADGVLIGSPEYNHGMSGVLKNALDWLSRPHGRSVLSGRPVLTFTASPAFTGGVRAHQQLNETLWAIQAAMVSYPQIVIGNVATKIEHGRLEDEAASGFLMAGVDALIERATLHRDR; this comes from the coding sequence ATGAACTCGACGATCAATCTCCTGGGCCTGTCCGGCAGCCTGCGCAAGCATTCAAGCCATACCGCGATCCTGCGCACGGTGGCCGAACGGTTGGCGGGACCGGTCCGGCTGACGCTTCACGGGCTGGGGAACATCCCGCCCTACAACGAAGACCTGGAGGGTGCCGATGCGCCACCGTCCGTGGTCGCCTTGCGCACTGCCGTAGCGCAGGCCGACGGGGTGCTGATCGGCTCGCCGGAATACAACCATGGCATGTCCGGGGTGCTGAAAAATGCCCTGGACTGGTTGTCTCGTCCCCATGGCCGGTCGGTGCTGAGCGGGCGCCCGGTGCTGACCTTCACGGCGTCCCCGGCGTTTACCGGGGGTGTGCGGGCGCATCAGCAACTCAACGAAACCCTCTGGGCCATCCAGGCGGCAATGGTGAGCTACCCGCAGATCGTCATTGGCAACGTCGCCACCAAGATAGAGCACGGCCGGCTGGAGGACGAAGCCGCCAGCGGTTTCCTGATGGCCGGCGTAGACGCGCTGATCGAACGAGCGACCCTGCACCGGGACCGCTAG
- a CDS encoding signal peptide protein, with amino-acid sequence MSQNKKTNRLRCMCFTLGMLGLCAAVQATENGAPTTAVGVYDFGAGMMPPATPYGTVGLRTAFYSANVQKDRHGKALDNNFSLDVLSIGLAYMRMTDYTVLGAKYGFGTVVPFFKMDASVRVQTPVGPLDLEADPFRLADIQVLPVILQWTLSPNLFVNAQFQVQAPTGDYDKDRLISPGLNHWTFSPILNATYISDSGFEVSSSFEADINTRNEDTDYKNGVEYRHEFAVGQHVGPWTVGVGGYYYRQFTDDDAPGLESGNRARVMAVGPAVSYFKPGMPPVWLHVYKELDARNRAEGYTAALRISQSF; translated from the coding sequence ATGAGTCAGAATAAGAAAACCAACCGCTTGCGTTGCATGTGCTTCACCTTGGGAATGTTGGGTCTGTGTGCCGCTGTCCAGGCGACGGAAAACGGTGCACCGACCACGGCAGTCGGGGTCTACGATTTTGGCGCGGGCATGATGCCCCCGGCCACGCCCTACGGGACGGTCGGCCTGCGTACGGCGTTCTATTCGGCCAACGTGCAGAAGGACCGCCACGGCAAGGCACTGGACAACAATTTCTCCCTGGACGTGCTCTCCATCGGCCTGGCCTACATGCGCATGACCGATTACACCGTGCTGGGGGCCAAGTACGGCTTCGGCACCGTGGTGCCGTTCTTCAAGATGGACGCCTCGGTGCGGGTGCAGACACCGGTCGGTCCGCTGGACCTGGAAGCCGATCCGTTTCGTCTCGCCGACATCCAGGTGTTGCCGGTGATCCTGCAATGGACGCTGTCGCCGAACCTGTTCGTCAATGCCCAGTTCCAGGTCCAGGCACCCACGGGCGACTACGACAAGGATCGCCTGATTTCCCCTGGGCTCAATCACTGGACATTCTCCCCGATCCTCAACGCCACTTACATTTCCGACAGCGGCTTCGAGGTGTCCTCCAGTTTTGAAGCCGACATCAACACCCGCAACGAAGACACCGACTACAAGAACGGCGTCGAGTACCGGCATGAATTCGCCGTGGGCCAGCACGTCGGGCCCTGGACCGTGGGCGTGGGCGGGTATTACTACCGCCAGTTCACCGACGACGATGCGCCAGGGCTGGAGTCTGGCAACCGTGCCCGGGTCATGGCCGTCGGGCCGGCGGTCAGCTACTTCAAGCCCGGCATGCCGCCGGTGTGGCTGCACGTCTACAAGGAGCTTGACGCGCGCAACCGCGCCGAGGGCTACACCGCGGCGTTGCGTATTTCCCAGAGTTTCTGA
- a CDS encoding AraC family transcriptional regulator produces MSNPTMAHRPQPVPLPPINRFRTADIDEHARNMGGWQVSYNQLTPGRFEGELIEFRSDWMQLVRDRSNQAMTKHGMAWDGAITFSVPLSADGPVFCSGHPILEPSLLVARGHNLPELRTPQHLDLLGVAVDERALEHVLERQGSRFRITDLPKCYRLGDSTLPAELAALFDELEGGEQGRESLLGYESIRRGLRDTVMLQVLELVAPDQAAPPLSPTARKRMVDRAREYAMTHVDEPLSILDLCNHIGASRRKLQYCFQETLGINPVAYLRALRLNAVRRELRNGEQAHGVQEVAARWGFWHLSRFSSDYRVLFGETPSQTLRRTHLC; encoded by the coding sequence ATGAGCAATCCCACTATGGCGCACCGACCGCAGCCGGTGCCGTTGCCACCGATCAATCGGTTTCGCACGGCAGACATCGACGAGCATGCCCGCAACATGGGCGGCTGGCAGGTCAGCTACAACCAGTTGACGCCCGGACGCTTCGAAGGCGAGCTGATCGAGTTCCGCTCGGACTGGATGCAATTGGTGCGCGACCGCTCTAATCAGGCCATGACCAAGCACGGGATGGCCTGGGACGGCGCCATTACCTTCAGCGTGCCGTTGAGCGCGGACGGCCCGGTCTTTTGCTCCGGACACCCGATCCTTGAGCCCAGCCTGCTGGTCGCCCGGGGTCACAATCTGCCGGAATTGCGCACGCCTCAGCACCTCGACCTGCTCGGTGTCGCCGTTGACGAGCGGGCGCTCGAACATGTGCTGGAGCGCCAGGGCAGCCGTTTTCGAATTACCGATCTTCCCAAGTGTTACCGCCTCGGTGACTCAACGTTGCCGGCCGAACTCGCCGCGCTGTTCGATGAGCTGGAAGGGGGCGAGCAGGGCCGCGAGTCGCTGCTGGGGTACGAGTCGATTCGCCGGGGCCTGCGCGACACCGTGATGTTGCAGGTGCTGGAGCTGGTGGCGCCGGACCAGGCGGCGCCTCCTCTCAGTCCCACCGCGCGCAAGCGCATGGTCGACCGTGCCAGGGAGTACGCCATGACCCATGTCGACGAGCCGTTGTCGATCCTGGACCTGTGCAACCACATCGGCGCCAGCCGGCGCAAGTTGCAGTACTGCTTCCAGGAAACCCTGGGCATCAACCCGGTGGCCTATTTGCGGGCATTGCGCCTCAATGCCGTGCGTCGCGAGTTGCGCAATGGCGAGCAGGCCCATGGTGTCCAGGAAGTGGCTGCGCGCTGGGGATTCTGGCATTTGAGCCGGTTTTCCAGCGACTACCGGGTCCTTTTCGGCGAAACGCCCTCGCAAACCCTGCGTCGCACGCATCTGTGCTGA
- a CDS encoding glycosyl hydrolase: MRIFSTRPLTALIASAWMATTLGGNAAAAQTTEIPEQPAISSTMATQSVMLSVARAGQRLVAVGERGFIIVSQDNGASWKQVSSPVSMTLVKVRFIDANLGWAVGHAGVVLHSRDGGLTWEKQLDGLQAAGIEVEQARRETGEQAREHLEQARQLLDEGPDKPLLDLLFLDARNGWVVGAYGLAFVTHDGGQSWQSIRSSLDNPSGLHLYSIERVRGDVFIAGEQGILLRSSDDGRSFEPLVSPYEGTIFGLQAGAGRSLLMFGLRGKAFESRDRGDTWQRLDTLEPVTLTSGLRLDDGSVLLADESGRVLRFAEGATQATVLTIAQPRYFTGMTQAANGELIISSSRGVLASAIAAQSPEQPQ, from the coding sequence ATGCGTATTTTCTCTACACGTCCCTTGACGGCATTGATTGCCAGTGCGTGGATGGCTACAACCCTGGGCGGCAACGCCGCCGCGGCGCAGACAACCGAAATACCGGAGCAACCGGCCATCAGCAGCACGATGGCGACGCAATCGGTCATGCTCAGCGTGGCCCGTGCCGGGCAGCGCCTGGTCGCCGTTGGCGAGAGAGGCTTCATCATCGTCTCGCAGGATAACGGCGCCAGTTGGAAGCAAGTCAGCTCGCCGGTCAGCATGACCTTGGTCAAGGTGCGTTTCATCGACGCCAACCTCGGCTGGGCAGTCGGGCATGCCGGCGTGGTCCTGCACAGCCGCGATGGCGGACTCACCTGGGAGAAGCAGCTCGATGGCCTCCAGGCGGCGGGCATCGAGGTGGAACAGGCCCGGCGTGAAACCGGCGAACAGGCCCGCGAGCATCTGGAGCAGGCCCGGCAACTGCTGGACGAGGGGCCCGACAAACCGTTACTCGACCTGCTGTTTCTCGATGCGCGCAACGGTTGGGTGGTGGGTGCCTATGGCCTGGCATTCGTGACCCATGATGGCGGGCAGAGCTGGCAATCGATCCGCTCCAGCCTCGACAACCCCTCGGGGTTACACCTCTACAGCATCGAGCGGGTCAGGGGCGATGTATTCATCGCTGGCGAACAAGGGATCCTGCTGCGTTCGAGCGATGACGGCCGTAGCTTCGAACCGCTGGTGTCGCCCTACGAGGGCACCATTTTCGGTCTCCAGGCTGGAGCGGGGCGCTCGCTGCTGATGTTCGGCTTGCGTGGCAAGGCGTTCGAATCCCGCGATCGCGGTGACACCTGGCAACGCCTCGACACGCTGGAACCGGTGACGCTGACCAGCGGCCTGCGACTCGACGACGGCTCGGTGCTGCTGGCGGATGAATCGGGCCGTGTGCTGCGCTTTGCCGAGGGGGCGACGCAAGCAACCGTCCTGACGATCGCGCAACCTCGTTACTTCACGGGCATGACGCAGGCGGCGAACGGCGAGCTGATCATCAGCAGTTCGCGTGGCGTGCTGGCGTCTGCCATCGCCGCGCAATCGCCGGAGCAGCCACAATGA